One Paenibacillus sp. FSL H7-0737 DNA segment encodes these proteins:
- the glnA gene encoding type I glutamate--ammonia ligase, producing the protein MSFSKEDILRIAKEENVRFIRLQFTDLLGTIKNVEIPVSQLEKALDNKMMFDGSSIEGYVRIEESDMYLFPDLDTWVIFPWVTDSRVARLICDVYMPDGTPFAGDPRGILKRCLKEAEEMGFTAMNVGPEPEFFLFKTDERGNPTTELNDQGGYFDLAPTDLGENCRREIVLTLEEMGFEIEASHHEVASGQHEIDFKYADAITAADQIQTFKLVVKTVARQHGLHATFMPKPLFGINGSGMHAHQSLFKGKENMFYDESDKLGLSKTARYYMAGILKHARAFAAITNPTVNSYKRLVPGYEAPCYVAWSASNRSPMIRIPASRGLSTRVEVRNPDPAANPYLALAVMLKAGLDGIKRKLDLPAPIDRNIYVMSEEERIEEGIPSLPSDLKEALSEMIRSHVITEALGEHALAHFYELKEIEWDIYRTQVHEWERAQYMTLY; encoded by the coding sequence ATGAGCTTTTCTAAAGAGGATATTTTACGCATTGCCAAGGAAGAGAATGTTCGTTTTATTCGTCTGCAATTTACGGATCTATTAGGTACTATCAAGAATGTAGAGATTCCAGTTAGCCAATTGGAAAAAGCGCTTGATAATAAAATGATGTTTGATGGTTCTTCCATCGAAGGATACGTACGGATTGAAGAATCTGATATGTATCTCTTCCCTGACCTAGATACATGGGTAATCTTCCCTTGGGTGACTGATAGTCGTGTAGCTCGTCTGATTTGTGACGTCTACATGCCAGATGGTACACCTTTTGCTGGAGACCCGCGTGGTATCCTCAAACGTTGTCTGAAGGAAGCTGAAGAAATGGGTTTCACAGCTATGAACGTTGGACCAGAACCTGAATTCTTCCTATTCAAGACAGACGAAAGAGGAAATCCTACTACGGAATTGAACGACCAAGGTGGATACTTTGACTTAGCGCCAACGGATTTAGGGGAAAACTGTCGTCGTGAAATCGTACTGACCCTTGAAGAAATGGGCTTTGAAATCGAAGCTTCCCACCATGAAGTAGCTTCGGGCCAGCATGAAATTGACTTTAAATATGCTGACGCGATTACTGCTGCTGACCAAATTCAAACCTTTAAGCTCGTCGTGAAAACGGTAGCCCGTCAACACGGCCTGCATGCAACTTTTATGCCTAAACCATTGTTCGGTATCAACGGATCTGGTATGCACGCTCACCAATCCTTGTTTAAAGGCAAAGAAAACATGTTCTACGACGAAAGCGACAAGCTGGGTCTGAGCAAAACTGCACGTTACTACATGGCTGGTATTTTGAAGCACGCTCGTGCTTTTGCAGCGATTACTAACCCAACAGTGAACTCATACAAACGCCTTGTTCCTGGTTATGAAGCACCTTGCTACGTAGCTTGGTCTGCAAGTAACCGTAGCCCAATGATTCGTATTCCGGCTTCTAGAGGTCTTAGCACACGTGTTGAGGTTCGTAACCCGGATCCAGCAGCTAACCCTTACCTCGCACTTGCTGTTATGTTGAAAGCAGGTCTTGACGGAATTAAACGTAAGCTTGATCTTCCAGCTCCGATTGACCGTAACATCTATGTGATGTCTGAAGAAGAGCGCATCGAAGAAGGCATTCCAAGCTTGCCATCCGATTTGAAAGAAGCACTTAGCGAAATGATCCGCAGTCATGTTATCACCGAAGCTCTCGGCGAACATGCTTTGGCTCACTTCTACGAGCTAAAAGAAATCGAATGGGATATCTACCGCACACAAGTTCACGAGTGGGAAAGAGCGCAATACATGACTCTTTACTAG
- a CDS encoding MerR family transcriptional regulator, protein MGDEIRRNMALFPIGIVMKLTDLSARQIRYYEQHSLIVPARTSGNQRLFSFNDVERLLEIKALIEKGVNIAGIKQVMNPVSKESEEATVITPDTEVRRRELSDSQLHRMLKQELVSGKRPGQVSLIQGELSRFFNK, encoded by the coding sequence ATGGGTGATGAAATCCGCAGAAATATGGCATTATTTCCTATTGGAATTGTAATGAAGCTGACTGATTTGTCCGCGAGACAAATTCGTTATTATGAGCAGCACAGTCTGATCGTACCAGCACGTACGTCGGGGAATCAGCGTTTGTTCTCTTTTAATGATGTTGAGCGCCTATTAGAAATTAAAGCTCTGATCGAGAAGGGTGTTAATATTGCTGGCATTAAGCAAGTAATGAATCCTGTCTCTAAGGAATCTGAGGAAGCTACTGTTATTACCCCTGATACAGAGGTAAGACGTAGAGAGTTATCCGATTCCCAGCTTCACCGAATGCTGAAGCAAGAACTAGTTTCCGGTAAAAGACCGGGACAAGTGTCTCTGATTCAAGGTGAGTTATCCCGGTTTTTTAATAAATAA
- a CDS encoding methionine gamma-lyase family protein has product MVVFAEDILSAAEAAEVEIEGAVKALDRIVDKNQWKVIEAFQRHQVSDFHFAGSTGYAYNDRGREVLDLVYADVFGAESALVRPHFASGTHTISTALFGVLRPGDELLYITGRPYDTLHKVIGHTGDGTGSLADFGITYREVALTADGKIDWDEVALAINENTKVIGIQRSRGYDWRASFTVAEIGEMTSRVKVLKPEVIVFVDNCYGEFTEDLEPPQVGVDLVAGSLIKNPGGGIAETGGYICGRQDLVELAAYRLTAPGIGGEVGAMLGTTRGLYQGLFMAPHTVGQALKGSIFAASVFQRCGFETKPAWNEPRTDLIQAVSFDGPEHLIAFVQGIQRAAAVDSHVVPEPWDMPGYEHPVIMAAGTFIQGGSLELSADAPIRAPYIGYMQGGLTYSHVKYGVLMALQSMRERKLL; this is encoded by the coding sequence ATGGTAGTTTTTGCAGAGGATATTTTGAGCGCGGCAGAGGCCGCAGAAGTTGAAATAGAAGGCGCTGTCAAAGCCCTTGATCGTATTGTAGATAAGAATCAGTGGAAGGTTATAGAAGCGTTCCAGCGTCATCAAGTCAGTGATTTTCACTTTGCCGGTTCAACGGGGTATGCGTATAATGACCGTGGCCGTGAAGTGTTGGATCTTGTCTATGCTGACGTTTTTGGTGCGGAATCTGCTCTGGTTCGCCCGCATTTCGCTTCAGGAACACACACCATATCAACAGCCCTATTTGGTGTACTGCGTCCAGGAGATGAGCTGCTATACATCACAGGACGTCCGTACGATACCTTACATAAGGTAATTGGTCACACAGGGGATGGGACAGGTTCACTCGCAGATTTCGGAATTACTTACCGGGAGGTTGCTCTTACTGCAGATGGCAAGATCGATTGGGATGAGGTAGCTCTCGCTATTAACGAAAATACTAAAGTGATTGGAATCCAAAGGTCACGAGGATATGATTGGCGTGCTTCTTTCACAGTGGCTGAAATTGGTGAAATGACTTCGAGGGTAAAGGTGTTGAAACCGGAAGTGATTGTCTTCGTAGACAATTGTTATGGTGAGTTTACCGAAGATCTTGAGCCTCCACAGGTTGGTGTGGATCTAGTAGCAGGATCGTTAATTAAGAATCCGGGTGGCGGTATTGCTGAGACAGGCGGTTATATTTGTGGCCGACAGGATCTTGTAGAATTGGCAGCTTATCGATTAACCGCTCCTGGCATAGGTGGTGAAGTAGGGGCTATGTTAGGAACAACACGTGGGCTTTACCAAGGGTTATTTATGGCACCACACACGGTCGGACAAGCTTTAAAAGGGAGTATTTTTGCTGCATCCGTATTTCAGCGTTGCGGGTTTGAGACAAAGCCAGCCTGGAACGAGCCTCGTACAGATTTGATTCAGGCGGTTTCCTTTGATGGACCAGAACACTTAATTGCCTTTGTTCAGGGCATACAACGCGCTGCGGCTGTGGACAGCCATGTGGTACCAGAGCCTTGGGATATGCCAGGTTATGAACATCCTGTTATTATGGCTGCAGGTACGTTTATACAAGGTGGAAGCTTGGAGTTATCTGCAGATGCGCCTATACGGGCTCCTTATATTGGCTATATGCAAGGCGGGTTAACCTATTCACATGTTAAATATGGCGTTTTGATGGCACTTCAAAGTATGCGTGAAAGAAAATTGCTGTAA